The Cicer arietinum cultivar CDC Frontier isolate Library 1 chromosome 1, Cicar.CDCFrontier_v2.0, whole genome shotgun sequence genome contains the following window.
ACCTTCTAAACACAACTCGATCAATAAGCAAGGTTCCATAATCTTTGAGAAGTTTTGTTCCATTAGGCATATGAGTGGAGGTTGGTTTTGTTGCAAGAAGACATGTATCAGACAGTAAGTCAAGAGCATACTTGCATTGGCAGATGTGAATACCGCGACTGGAGCGAGCTACTTCAAGTCCCAAAAAACACTTCAAAGTACCAAGGTCTTTGATCTTAAAATTTGTGTTGAGAAATATTTTGATGGATGTGCTGAATATAAAGTATTTGGTCTGATATTTgttaagtaaattaattttccACCAGCCTTCTAAACAAAGCTCGATCAGCAAGCAAGGTTCCATAATCTTTGAGAAGTTTTGTTCCGTTAGGCATATGAGTGGAGGTTGGTTTTTCTCCAAGAAGACCTGTATCAGACAGTAAGTCAAGAGTATACTTGCATTGGCATATGTGAGTACCGCGACTGGAGCGAGCTACTTCAAGTCCCAAAAAATACTTCAAAGTACCAAGGTCTTTGATCTTAAAATTTGTGTTGAGAAATATTTTGATGGATGTGCTCTCTTGGAAATTATTGCCTGCAATAATAACATCATCCACATAAATCTAGATGGAAATAAAGGAatcggaatttttttttttgtaaaaaagagTGGTCAAAAGAAGATTGTTTATATCctttagaaattaaaacatTAGACAATTTTGCAAACAATTGCCTACTTGATTGTTTCAAATCATATATAGACTTTATAAGTGTGCATACAAGATTAAGATTGTCAGTTGTAATTCTAAGAGGGAGTTGCATGTAAACATTTTCTTCCAAATCCCCATGTAAAAAAGTGTTATGAACGTCCAATTAATGTAAAAACCGATTTTGAGAAGAAGCTAAGGCAATTAAAAGTCATACAGTTGTTAGTTTGGCTACAGAAGAATAACTGGCAAAATAATCTATACCTTCAACTTGAGTAAAACCTTTATCTAATAACCTCACTTTTATACCTTTCTATAGAACCATCAGagttatatttgattttgtacACCTATTTGCATCCAATGGGTCACTTACCTGATGGTAGATTAGTAAGGATCCATGTTGAATTATGTTTTAGTGCAGTCAATTCATCATCCATTGCCTTAACCCAAACTAATTGTGTAACAACTTGCTTATATGAGCTGACTCATGGTTAATAGTGATAGGTGAAACAAAAGAGAAGTGTACATAGGAAAATTGTGCATATGATAAAACATTAGAAATAGGGTACTTGGGAATATTTGaatcatttttattagtaaGGATATTGTTACACTAAAAGTGATGTAGGTAAGCAGGTGGTTGTCTTGGTCTTGTTTGATCTTCTAACATGTTCAATGTTAGTATTAGAAGAAGTAGAAATAAAACTATCatcatcaaaattagaattGTTAGAAGAGGATGCTTGAGGATTGGAAACATTAGTTGGCAGATTAGTACGATGAGTTATATTTATGACATCATAAAAAATGATGTCATTAGAAGGCACCCTAGAAACCATAGTAGGAGAAGTAGAATTACCTTTAATATAAGGAAAATCTTTTTCATAGAAAATTGCATTCCTAAAAACGAATGTGTTTATAGAATggtgatcaaacaataaaaaacctTCACTGCCATGTTTGTaaccaagaaaaatatattttcttgcTCTAGGATCAAGTTTGGTCCTTGCTTGAGCCAAAGTGGAGGCAAAATAATAGGGATGGATCTTTAAACAATACCTCAAAGAGTGTCAAATTTTGAAGAACAGTGATGTAAAgcctattaataaaataaatagcaTATTGTAAAACATCTGACCAAAAACATGTAGGTAGATGAGAGTCAAACAAAAGAGATCTAGTAACATTGATCAAATGTCTATGTTTCTTTTCAACGATAGAATTTTGCTTAGGAGTTTCAATGCAAGATGTTTGATGGATAATTCCTAAAGAATCATAAAAGATTGCATGTTAAATTCTGACCCATAATCACTTATAATAACTTTGATTTTAGATCAAAATTGAGTAGCAACATAagcaacaaattttttaatagaagTTCGAGTTTCATATTTAGACATCATTAAGTAAACCCAAGTATGTCTAGAATAGTCGTCAATAAtggtcaaaaaatatttaagaccaTCCAAAGAACAAGTATTAAATCGAACCCCAAATATCCATGTGAAAAAGATCAAAAGCTTACAAAGAAACACTATAACTGATAGGAAAATGCAGTTTAGATTGCTTTGCTAAATGACATGAAtcacaaactaaatttttattaacattGATATATAGAAAATGCTTACACATGATTTGAGTAACAAATTTAGATGAGTGACCTAACCTAAAGTGTCAAGTATcaaaagaattacaagaaatacTATCAAAAGTAGCAACATGGTGTGTATGAACAATGAAATCTTTGACAGCTTTACAAATGTAATGAACAAGAGAATGATTGAGGATGTAGAGGTTATTAAGAAGCTCCACATGCCCAATCATCTTCTTGGTTTGAATGTCCTTAATGTCACAATAATTGGGTGAGAAAACTAATTGACAAATAAGAGTCaattttgaaatagaaattaaactaaattaaaattgtggGATAAAGAAAACATCTTTCAGATACAAGATAGGTGTAAAATATATGGTGCTAGAAAATTTTGCATTCAAAACAGTTCCATTAGGGAGACAAATAAAGatgagtttaattttgaaaagTGTTGAATGTAAGGACACACATGGTATGTAGCTCTAGAATCTAGTATCCAATAAGAAAAAGTTGAGGCAGATTTACCTTGATTGAAAATACTTGAAACTAGATTAGAGGAATCAACATCAATCTTTTTATCATTGTTGGATTTGAAAGTCTCACCCTCAGATGAATGTAGAAGATTGACCAAATATTGATAATCCGCTCGAGTGAGATGAGTAGAATTATTAGAAGAACCATTTTGCAAAAAATTCTTGCTCTATTTATTTGATTCATCGTCGACATGAGTTTTTCATTTATAACCCGATGGAAAACCATGTTTGAAATAACAATTTTCTATTGTATGATTGGTTTTATTGCAATGACTACAAAGCATTTGGCTTTTTCCTCGACCTCTGTTGCGCCCTTGATTTGCTTGTCCTTGGCCTTGATTATTAACATTAGCATTGATTGCAAGAGTAGTAAAATCATTAGTAGTAAGTGCAGGGGTGGGATCTTGCTGTATAACCAAAGAATATGTATTACTTAAAGTAGGTAAAGGGTCCATAAGAAGGATTTGGGTTCTAACATTTCCATATTGATTGCTAAGTCCCTTAAGAAAACAAACAACATAATCcttatgtttgaaagtttgaacAAAAGAGCTCAAATCACGAGAACAACAATGCAGACATAACCAAGAAGGAATGGGTCTCAGAAATTTTAATCCATCCCATATTAtcattaaatcaatttaataagTGGACAAGGAACGACCACCTTGTTTGATCGAGTGCATATCCTTAAGTAGATCTAAGAATCTAAAATGGTTGCCCTTGGTGAATTGGTCATGAAGGTCCATCCATAATTCGTAagcattatcaaaataaattgtgCTTTGAGGGATATGAAGTCATAAAGTTCTTGTTATCTAAGAAAGTACCATGttgttgcatttttctcatAGTTCAAAGTTTGGATCCGATGGCGGTGGTGATGGCAAATACCCACTGACAAAAGAAATCTTATTCTTTGAAGAGAGCGCACACTTCATTGATTTGCTCCAATTGTAGTAGTTGGTATCATTCAGCGGTGGCGCGACTAAGACGATGTCAAGGTTTTCGCTGGGATGGAGGTAACAACAGATCTTTTGTGTTCAAAGGTGTTAAATTCGCAAATTGATGATCATTCTTTGAATTTGAAGAATCGTCTTCAGTTGCCATGATTGATacgatgaagaagaaagaaaaggaacgGAACGA
Protein-coding sequences here:
- the LOC140918675 gene encoding uncharacterized protein — encoded protein: MDDELTALKHNSTWILTNLPSGNNFQESTSIKIFLNTNFKIKDLGTLKYFLGLEVARSSRGTHICQCKYTLDLLSDTGLLGEKPTSTHMPNGTKLLKDYGTLLADRALFRRLCFLGLEVARSSRGIHICQCKYALDLLSDTCLLATKPTSTHMPNGTKLLKDYGTLLIDRVVFRSQIAWHIAANSSCHECTKHIDLDCHIVRKKLQQKLIDLLPISFVQQLADVFTIQPRFTFLCPSWIYLAYVL